A single Brachybacterium sillae DNA region contains:
- the ycaC gene encoding isochorismate family cysteine hydrolase YcaC produces the protein MAAEYTRLDRDNAAVLLVDHQTGLFSLVKDQQPDQFKNNVLALADLADYFELPTILTTSFEEGPNGPLLPEIVEKFPNAPYIARPGQINAWDNEDFVKAIEATGKKQLIIAGIVTEVRVAFPALSAIEAGYDVFVIADASGTFNQITRDAAWERMSAAGVQLMTWFAAASELHRDWRRDAEGLGQLFADHIPDYKNLMASQEAQAKAAAKA, from the coding sequence ATGGCTGCCGAGTACACGCGTCTGGATCGGGACAACGCCGCCGTCCTGCTGGTGGATCATCAGACCGGGCTGTTCTCGCTGGTGAAGGATCAGCAGCCCGACCAGTTCAAGAACAACGTGCTGGCCCTCGCGGATCTCGCCGACTACTTCGAGCTCCCCACCATTCTCACGACATCCTTCGAGGAGGGCCCGAACGGCCCGCTCCTGCCGGAGATCGTGGAGAAGTTCCCGAACGCGCCGTACATCGCCCGACCGGGGCAGATCAATGCCTGGGACAACGAGGACTTCGTCAAGGCCATCGAAGCCACCGGCAAGAAGCAGCTGATCATCGCCGGCATCGTCACGGAGGTGCGCGTCGCCTTCCCCGCTCTGTCGGCGATCGAGGCGGGATACGACGTGTTCGTCATCGCCGACGCGTCCGGGACGTTCAACCAGATCACCCGCGACGCGGCCTGGGAGCGCATGAGCGCCGCCGGAGTCCAGCTCATGACCTGGTTCGCCGCCGCGAGCGAACTGCACCGCGACTGGCGCCGTGACGCCGAGGGACTTGGCCAGCTGTTCGCGGACCACATTCCGGACTACAAGAACCTCATGG
- a CDS encoding IS1380 family transposase, producing the protein MSHPTLFFYPRPRVDIAEVPAVSHAGAVLLTDTIHATGLASSLREALAPWTKPLAEHHAAKVLLDLALTLAIGGEHASDTDLLRCEPGLFGDVASTPTISRTLTTLAQDAPTVIEAISKARRAARERAWTLAGAHSPAAGVSAKNPLVIDLDATLINVHSEKEQAAPTFKRGFGYHPLCAFLDHGSEGTGEPLAIQLRPGNAGSNTAADHITVTRQALAQLPAGLLARGGRGSKKILIRTDGAGGTKDFLAWLQRQRLAYSVGFTLPANTPDLLKRLDEAEAWTPAYDTEDEGIRDGAWVAELTGLLDLSGWPAGMRVIVRKERPHPGAQLRITDHEGMRITAFATNSPRGQLPVLELRHRRRARCEDRIRNAKDLGLMKFPLQGFAQNQIWCQIIQLAPELVAWMQTIALTGHDARKWEPKRLRARLFEIPATLVRRARHNLLHLAEHAPEAVRVLTGVNRLRTAVAQT; encoded by the coding sequence GTGTCCCACCCTACCTTGTTCTTCTACCCCCGTCCGCGCGTGGACATCGCTGAGGTCCCCGCGGTCTCACACGCCGGCGCGGTGCTGCTGACCGACACGATCCACGCCACCGGCCTCGCCTCTTCGCTGCGTGAAGCACTGGCTCCTTGGACGAAACCGCTGGCCGAGCACCACGCGGCGAAGGTCCTGCTGGACCTCGCACTCACTCTCGCAATCGGCGGCGAGCACGCTTCGGATACTGATCTGCTGCGTTGCGAGCCGGGCCTGTTCGGTGATGTCGCCTCGACCCCCACGATCTCCCGCACGCTCACCACCCTCGCCCAGGACGCGCCCACCGTGATCGAGGCGATCTCGAAAGCCCGCCGGGCCGCGCGGGAAAGAGCCTGGACCCTCGCCGGAGCGCATTCCCCGGCTGCGGGGGTCAGTGCGAAGAACCCGCTGGTCATCGACCTCGATGCCACCCTGATCAACGTCCACAGTGAGAAGGAGCAGGCCGCACCGACGTTCAAACGCGGGTTCGGATACCACCCGCTGTGTGCGTTCCTGGACCACGGCAGCGAAGGGACCGGGGAACCACTGGCGATCCAGCTGCGCCCCGGCAACGCCGGCTCGAACACCGCCGCTGATCACATCACCGTCACCCGGCAGGCTCTCGCGCAGCTGCCTGCGGGCCTGCTGGCCCGGGGCGGGCGGGGGTCGAAGAAGATCCTGATCCGCACCGACGGGGCCGGCGGCACCAAGGACTTCCTGGCCTGGCTCCAGCGGCAGCGTCTGGCCTACTCAGTCGGGTTCACCCTCCCCGCAAACACTCCCGACCTGCTGAAACGCCTCGACGAGGCGGAGGCGTGGACTCCCGCCTACGACACCGAGGACGAGGGGATCCGCGACGGGGCGTGGGTGGCGGAGCTGACCGGACTGCTGGACCTGTCCGGGTGGCCTGCCGGGATGCGGGTGATCGTGCGGAAGGAACGTCCTCATCCTGGGGCGCAGCTGCGGATCACCGATCACGAGGGGATGCGCATCACCGCGTTCGCCACCAACTCCCCGCGCGGCCAGCTCCCGGTCTTGGAGCTGCGTCACCGTCGCCGTGCACGCTGCGAAGACCGGATCCGCAACGCCAAGGACCTGGGCTTGATGAAGTTCCCGCTGCAGGGCTTCGCGCAGAACCAGATCTGGTGCCAGATCATCCAACTCGCCCCCGAGCTCGTCGCCTGGATGCAGACCATCGCGCTGACCGGCCATGACGCGAGGAAGTGGGAACCCAAACGGCTCCGCGCACGCTTGTTCGAGATCCCCGCGACTCTCGTGCGCCGCGCCCGGCACAACCTCCTCCACCTCGCCGAACATGCACCCGAAGCCGTGAGGGTCCTGACCGGCGTCAACCGGCTCCGCACCGCCGTCGCGCAGACCTGA